The genomic DNA AACAAATGGGGAAAAGAAGAGTGAATCAGAGGACAATGATCATCTTGTGGAGACAGTCTGGATTAGACTTTTGGGATCTCCGTGGTGGGGGGGTCAGGACATCTGGAGCTCCAGCAGCACACATGGAAGCTTCCTGTTCTAACGGACAAAGAGCCTCATTCACTGAAGAGGAAGCCTCCTGGAGTTTCTCAGGAGATGTTTGTCCAGCCTACCTAGTCACTGTATTCCTCCCACTTTTAATCTGAATGTTTAAAGATCTCTAACACTTTATTTTACCTGTTCAGGTGTGCAGAAGATGTGAGCGTCGTCTTGGCAGAACCTCCGGACTCGGGTCAGACCTCCCAGAGCTCCGGAGAGCTCGTTCCGGTGCAGGGCGCCGAAGTCTGCCCATCGCAGAGGCAGCTCCCGCCACGAGCGCACGCGCTGCTCAAACATGAGGCTGCAAAAGGGGAGGAGTCAAGCTGGTATGTAGACGCCCTGACGGGGCGAGAGGGCGACGGTGCTCACCAGTGTGCGGGGCAGTTCATGGGCTTGAGGGCAAATGTCTGAGAGCCCTCTAAAGTCACGGTGAACATGTTGTCGCTGTAGTGCTCCCAGTGGCCCGAGCGCTCCCACAATGCAGTGCTGTACAGGGTGGGGGTCACAACCTCGGAGAAGCCCCGCCTTCTGTATTCACTCTGCAGGaagaatgaaacagaaaaactttaaagctttcagcaaaactgattttttgcttttgcttcaATTATTAGTTATTGCTACTTATTAGTTTGGATGTTTTGAACatgtaaactttattaaattacaGAAAGATGGATAAATTCCCACACTTAAAGTGTAGAATTACGTTTGACTAAAACAGGCGAAGATTTCAACTCATCGAGTGCATTTCttgctttaatatttaaaaaaatagtttatattcAAACATGTTGAGATTAATGTGACTCATTTCcagattttaataaaactgtacATGGCTGACATAAAGACCTAAAGTTAAGTCATTAAACAGATgtgatctgaggtcctgcggaGCTTTTTGAGCTTTGTGTGTCCATAGTTCACATGAATAATTTGCATCAATCAGGAAGTCAGCTTTGGGCCGGGACGTGTCGATACGATCAacaggtggagtccaaaaccaacaagGAGGAGAGAATCTGACCGTTCTCCTCttgaactttatgatatttttctaatttttatagagacaataataaaaaaatactctaattttattcctgtttttatttttctttccttggAACATTATGGGACATCATAAGCAGTCAAagtgggtcacagagagacagaagtaccgctgaaagcagccttcattcagacgcagctcctgcagtagatgttatggagccaaattggggccaatattatttgaaacccaaaagcgagcaaaaaagaaacactgagtacaatcaaaataataatgttgctaaacatcagcaaaagaaaaagatggcAAACATGAAGAAGACGCTGTGTTTACTGTAGGGGTCGAACTCACATTGcatgagaaaaagttaaagtgCAAACACACTAACCATTAAGCCACGGAAGCTACAACGatgttttagccattttattCAAGCATAAATACTTTTTCGACCTGCCTgtaacacaataagatggcgCTAGGAGCgggctagaacagagttttggatgCACGGTTTGCACGTGATAAAACTCTGCTGCTTACACCTGTCAGGCTacgatagtacagactaaacagcctttttctgaccgtaattatcacagttctcagagtcagtgaatgcaccgcgACTGAAGTTACACCcatcatcgattttgattggtcctttgagttagccccgcccccatctgCCAAAAcatctcaacatcatctgtgtcttccatccattgactgtacatgagatgTACAGATATGATGGTACCTTgcagcgatgaggctaaaaagttgagacagtagctcctcccacacgcgtcAGGAGTTTGTCAACAGTTTTGGTCAAAAGtcgagcagcaaatttgacaCGCAAATCATGTGTGTGAATGCAGCACAAGTTCCAATTAAAGGGTCAGCTTTCTGGGCTCAGAAGTGTCAATCTCTTTTCAACATGACTTATGGGAAGAGGTTTGGTagaatcagaaccagaactgttTGCTTCTGCAACCTCTTCATTCCCAAACTAATCAGGCTGCTCAGCTCCCTGTTTCCTCACATCTCCCTAAAAAGGCTCACCTTAATGAAGTCTGTGAGGGTGTTGTAGATGTGGGTTCCTTTAGGAAGGAAGAAGCAGCTGCCCGGACTCACATCGTTGAAGAAGAACAGCTCCTGGTCCTGCaccaaaatatcaaaacaggTTTGACAAAGAACTTCCTGTTCAGCTTTCTCCTCTTGAATTCTTACCGTCCCAATGCGCCTGTGGTCCCTCCTCCTcgcctcctcctgctctctcTCCCACTCCCCCATTTCCTTCTCTCCTGGAAACGCCACGCCTAACAGACGCCTCAGAACCGACGGCTCAGTCTGATTGGCCAGGGTCACGGAGGACAGCTGTGATGATGAAGGAAAAGAAACTCAGGTGATGAGTCAACAAATGACAGTAGTGGAACATGGGACAGGAAGCAGGACAGACACAGGGGCAGTGCTGATATTTCTAGTCTCTTTGATGTGAAATCAACGTTTGTACAGAAGCTGGTCAGTGTGGAGGAACTTCTCTGGATCAATAAAGTTAATGAATATTCCACGTTTGTCTCAGTAAAGAGATGCATCACACAGAAGTCAAAACTATTAGCATTATTAACATGTGAcagaatttactttaattgctatgggatttgctgaaaatgcaaaaactatttgcaaaatgctaaatttgctcaAAGACTGGAAATTCCATAAAAGAACCATGAAAGAGCGCTTAAGTTGACTTAAATTTCAgtaaaaattgtagtaaaattgcttaaaaatcccaaatacatgccaattttgcaaaaatatttagtgtgttgcttgaatactagctaaactccaaaatagcctaaaattcctcagtaaactaagttagtcataaatgttagcatgttgctaaaatggaagctaaactctaaattagccttaaaaaacctcagtatttaacaaattagccaaaacattagcatgttgctaaattattagctaaactacaatttttttaaaaaatgactaaaagatTAAagcatagcccatgaatatatttaaaggcttattgctaatctgtttaaaattttgacatttgtagACTCATTGATTTCCTATAGGGTAtcttttgttcaatatttcaaaaactataaagtttatgaataccagaaatacaagcagtaaaTGTCCTGAACACGCCGAATGTTTTGATATCCAGattactgaaagtgtgattgagaaTTTATGTGccgaaaaaaatgtacagaaatgaGCAGAAGAATCACTTTAATGCATACTAAGCATTCACAGAATTATatcaatttaagctttaaaaaaaagggagcagaaaagcttttagttttttgtggaTTTACTTTAAACACCTGAGCTAAAATGTGATAATAAAGAAATCACACGATCACAGACGTACTTGTAGCATCTTGAAGACCTTAAGAAAGCCCGTGTGAGGAAGGAGGGGGCCGCTGCACACTGCTAAGCCATCTCCACACCTGTGTCACATGAAAGAGATGAAAAACGTTATCCAATGAGTGACAATCTAAGAAAGACGTCCACATCTGACAGGTGCACACCTGTAGACTGTAATAGTGGAGCCATTCATCTGATCTTCAGAAAGCTGCAGCCTCATAGTACTCccctgaagcaaaaaaaaaagaaaaattagatgtcaccaaaaaaaaaaaaaaaaaagcattcatcGGGTAGaatataaacaataatctaaCATTGGAATAGGACAAGAGAAACTAAATTTTCACATACTGTGATAACTATACAgaatatttgctgtttaaacAGATGCAGCAAAAACTACTCACCTGGAAAAGTTCTTGGAACTCCTCAGTATTCAGATCCAGCCTGGACAAGGGAAGATTGAGAGCTGCTGCCGCCTTACATCTCAGCTCCACATCCGTTAGAGATAAGGCACTGCTagatccaaaagaaaaaaacaacaatcagtaaaggaaaaatacatttccgaCAAGACACATCTGAATATGTGttgtgatgttttaaaaaatgagaaaaaattgAGTATTTCACCCGTCGTCCAGCACATGATCACAGAAAAACCCAAACGCTGAAGCTCCCTCTCTGCACACCTCAGCAGCAAATGTTTGTTCCAATACGCCACTCAGGACACACGCTGCAGTCCTCCATGCTGCctgattaaaatattaaaatagatgtcaagtgtctttaaaataaatgatcatttcTGTCTCTTTGCATTCAAACAACAATTATTAGAGGTAATAAGATTTGGGTTTTACAAAACTGAGGCTCACgttttaaaaagctgtaaaatttcAGGCTGTATTTACCAGTTTTCCTTCAACTGTGTCAAACCCAAGAAGCTGCAGTTCACAGTCTGCCTCTAGAGGTCGCCCAAGCTCCCAGAGCTCCCCATTCACTTTACTCACCAGAGCCCCTTTTACCCTGCAATTGGAAACACAAGGACAAAGCTGTACCCTccccctaaaaaaaatacaaaaaaataagaataataaaaatccaCTGTGGGTTGTGGATTTACCGCACACTTTGTGCAACTGCGAGAGGCGTGGTCACAGTCGCCGTTCCCTTTACAATCCGGCCATCGCCCACATGGATTCTGAGAGGCTTTTCTGGGACTCTTTGATGAGCTCGTTTGGACTTTAAAGACTCAAAAACAAGCAGACGCTCAGATGAAGATGGTGACACCTGCAGAGGAAAGAATGAGTCTTAATGTGTGCAagagtcagcagcagcagaaataaGGTATCTCCCAGACACATCTCAGGAGGtacaaaagcaagaaaaaatagTGACCACTCAAAATCATTGAGAatgctttttcacttttttttaaagaagtctaTATATCAATTTTATGGTAAAATCTTGGCAATAATCAAAGATTGGGCtgcattcatttctgtaatACTACTTAATCATTCCTATAAAtttgaaacatgtctaaattgtGTTACACTGCAAAGttattttttgatcaaaactTTCGAAAAGTACAAAATTATATCCATTCAGGTCCTCTTTCAATAATTCATTTAGGTCAGAActactttttattcaaattcatgTAATTATATCCATATAAGTGATTCATTGCAGTTGGTGTGTAAATATTGAtgtaatgattttgtttttgtattatttctagaacaaatgtataaaaaggaGAGCTGAATTGCTGCCTGGTGACCCATTTTGGGCTCTTATCCTGTTCATTTCTGGGCCAAGactggatttcaaaataaaactaatttggCTTCAGGGGAGGTTGCCttttaatttagtcattttatgcATGTAATACCTGAAATAGTCATATGATATTCTCAGGATTACATTAAGagtaaaaatctttttctatGTGACTAAATAATAATTTGCTTGCATGGTGTGACTTGTAAATTTGTATattataataaagttttttgcttaatttaaatgaagagtataaaaaaaatcagatgtaTTGCGTTTGCCCGTAAATATGAAATTGAATTTACAGTACAAAACCAATGCAAAACCCATGCATCTTTTGGTAATAAGAGTAAAATGTTGTCATGAGCTTtacaagtaaaataaagtagATCTGATATaatgttttcattattaaagtaaattttccAAAGAAATATAACATGATTTCGGCAGGTTTGTGGTTTACAGCATGTGTAACTCTTTATagaattgaatgtttttattgatctaataaaaatgtgaactgCCTGTCAAGTTGGGAAATCCCCAATTATTACTTAAAACAAATCTGCACGAACTTCccgttttcaaaacaaaagccgaaaaatgaaaaactggaaaatgtaaataaaacaatgataAGTGACAGACATGGAAGTGGATGTCCCTCCACTGACATAACAGTGCTGGAAGCTAACGCTAAAGCCGCTCCTGCTCTACAGAAATAAACCGTCACACCTTGCTGTAACCGCGGAAAGTCACGCGTGCTGCCGACCCACAAGCGACCAACCGAACCAGCCGTGTCACCGCCATCTTCACCCGGCTAACTACACGTTTATCCACACAAATGACACATAACTCTCCCCTTCCATGCAGGCGGCCATAACACCGGAAGCATGAAGTCAGCGGGCAGGGTGACGTCGTGGTTGTAAACCTGTGACGCAGCCTCGGCGCAGCGTGCGCGCTCCTCCTCACTGGAGCGCGCTTCAACCCCGACGCTGCGCATGTGTATAAACAAACATGACACCACAAGTTAGAAGCGTGGTTATTCACATTCCTGCTATGAATATAAATCCATACCGCCCGTGACCACAGCGAGTTGTTTATTATCGGGACACTTTTTTTAGTACAGGAAACAAATCACGACGAGCAACAGGCTAAAAATTTAAGCTTCTGTCGCGAGATGTTCACTTTTAAGACACCTTTTGCTGCAAGTCGGCATCGTTTGGTGTCAGAAACATGTTCTTATCGTCTAATACGAGaaccagaaatgtatttttataaagactaactaatttgttatttaaataaagaaaaataattagtgCAAATGGTAAATAACATATATACTACTGCAGGTCAGTCATACTCCTAGcagtgcatttattttgaagtgttcGCTGCACTTCCGGTTTCAAGATTTACTTGAAACATCAAAATAAGAGCCAAATATGGCAAGAAACGGACGTTTAGGAGAATACTGGAAGATGAAATGCCATGTAATTCCACTAGAGGGAGCACAGGATCCAACAATTCGATTAAAGTCACAGTAAAACCTCTCTGATATCTTTATCCCCCCAAGACAAAGATGAATCAGACGCTTCAACATGGACACTACTCTTAGtagtgtttctgtctgttttcatgTTAAGATGTAGTGGGAATAACATGGNNNNaaaaaaaaaaaaaaaaaaaaaaaaaaagggaaaaaaaatctctctatATTTTAGTAGGGACTTGTGCTGTtttacaaaagcataaaaaattgCTCCAGAATAATAAAACCTTAATTTGCAGTTGACTAATTATAAAGAAACAAGCCAAAAAGTGCCACCAAGGACATGAGCAAAAAGCTTTCgaactatatttaaaataaaaagatttaaaaaatgcattgtgGGTAGAGCATGACTGTAGCTCTATGTCAATTATCCATACTGGAATTTTAAATTTCCCAAAAAAGGCGTAAAGAAGTttgcaacaaaataaatcacaatttaaaaatgtaaaaaaattctaaaaatgggattaacacataaaaaattataaatcagTGTACCAAATACAATGTAGCCGTCAGTCAAACGCAGAACGGCGGCTGCAGGATGTGTGCGTCACACCAGAAAGGATTGGACACTCAACGATCAGTGATACAACATCATTGATGAGAACAGCAGGTAAAGTATCAAATACACACAGCTTCTTCAGTCATTTCCACCAACGTATCctacagaaaaaaaccctaagAAATGTTAAGTCCTCATATGTAACAACTAGTTTGTAGTAGCTCCAGCAtgttgttaaaggtttaataataaATGGTAACAGTAAACATCATCCAACAATGTAGtagcattttacatttttacaatgtaaGCTTTTCACATTCAAGAAACAACAGAAACTAGCATTTGTGTTTAGCTGGCATTGGAACTAAAGAATCATGGGAGAGGAAACGATGAACATGTTAGAAAGAGGGCACCACTTCCTGCGAAACAGGGAGAATTACTGCCTTAAAGTGGACttctatttttgtaaaatcCCATGAAGACTGGAAAGGTGCAGAAATGTTTCTAAAGATGGAATTTCAGATTAAAGAATGCAGAGAGAAGGTCCAAAACACCTGGAGTGTCTCAAATGAGTATGAATTTGCTTAAAGATGATAACTTGAGGGATTAACCAAATAAAGTAACCCCACCCTGACCCAGTTTAATTAAAACTGTGGATTTTATTCGTCGGTACATGAGAACCCCACCTACTTACTGAGCATCTCAAGTGACTCATTTCTAGTGCTTAAagcatttataataaaaatgagaTTACATTATAATGATCTGAGTGGATTCAAAGGGAaggttgccaaaaaaaaaaaaataaataaataaaaagaagctcATCCAAGGCCTCGATCACAGTGACGGGGTGCGTGAGTAAAGCTCCTTTTACATACCAGGAAAAAAAGGCTTGAAGAGAAAAAGTGGTATTATATCAAacactttttatatttacaagCTCAGAAATGTACAGTGGGAGGAATAGAAAGAAAGATTGAGCAAGAGAAGAAGAATATTTACAAGCCTGTATTTCAGAAATAAGAACAAGTGAAGCTAAAtagaagaatatttaaaaaaaatactatttttgatGCACAGCACACTTATGGAAGAGGAAATTACTttggaaagtattttttttttttttaaacactgcaGTCACACAATTTCTAAAACTAGTTTGACATTTTGGGAAAAGCAATGCCTTTCCCAGGTGATATTTAtcctttaaatataatttagaaACAAATTAGCAAtagcaaagctaaaaaaaaaaaaaaaaaaaaaacttttggtcaaattcaattttaatgcCTAATTTGTCTCCACCCTGGCTTATAGTTTTGCAGTTGTAAGCCAAAAGACATGATTCCCAAAATGTCAAACCACCTGATTCCTCAGAATTCTCTGCTTCACTCTGTAGGCAaagtaaccaaacaggaagaaCAAGTTGAAATGCTTGAAAGTGAAATGTCTGCTTGAActaattgtgttttattcatattttaatgtcacacatttatttatctcGTCTATTGTTTGTGGAAAACGGAAGCTTTTTCTCTTTGAGCACTACATTATGTAAGTGATCACCTGTGAGGTGTAGCGTGACAGCTAACCAAACTGAAGCCAGTTATTTACACACAGCCTAGCGTCATTTTAATAGAACAGAGTAAAGATATGTGGGCTCATACCCGCAGGGCTAACACACACTGCACTCTTAGTTGTGTGGCTTAGACTTCTCAATGGGCTGTCATAGGCGACACTTCAGTAGCGTGGGGGCACAAAAGGCCTCTTCTGCCCGTGGAAGGAACCTCCAGAGAACGACGGGCCAGCACGTTTCCCGCCGCGGAACCCGCCCCTGGAGGGACCTTGAAAAGGGCTTCGGGCTCGCAGCGGCGGCCTCTGCGGCGTGGGACCGGACAGGATCGGGGGATGAGGAGAGGGCAGGTTGAGGAGGGGGACGGGGTTGGNNNNNNNNNNNNNNNNNNNNNNNNNNNNNNNNNNNNNNNNNNNNNNNNNNNNNNNNNNNNNNNNNNNNNNNNNNNNNNNNNNNNNNNNNNNNNNNNNNNNNNNNNNNNNNNNNNNNNNNNNNNNNNNNNNNNNNNNNNNNNNNNNNNNNNNNNNNNNNNNNNNNNNNNNNNNNNNNNNNNNNNNNNNNNNNNNNNNNNNNNNNNNNNNNNNNNNNNNNNNNNNNNNNNNNNNNNNNNNNNNNNNNNNNNNNNNNNNNNNNNNNNNNNNNNNNNNNNNNNNNNNNNNNNNNNNNNNNNNNNNNNNNNNNNNNNNNNNNNNNNNNNNNNNNNNNNNNNNNNNNNNNNNNNNNNNNNNNNNNNNNNNNNNNNNNNNNGCGGGGGGGTCACTTTTCTCCGTTTCGGCCCCATGTGACCTCGATCTCCACTCTCTGATCTGACTCGGGGAGGGAGAGATGAAGGGCGATCGGCGTGAAGCAACATCCCCCCCATCATGACTGCGGGGGGGAAAGGTGGCGGTGACAGGCACGGAGGTGCggggggtggaggagggcgAGGGATGGGTGGAGGAGCGCCAAAGAAAGGGGAGGTCGGAGGAAGGTGCTGCTGGAGGTGTGATGGGAGCGGAGTCGGCATGTTGTCTATGTGGTAGGGCATCGGGAACGGAGGAAGAGGATGGGGGAGAGGGAGAGGCGGGGGTGGGTGAAGATGAGGCATGAGGAGgtgtggtggaggaggaagaggaggcatGGAGGTCATGTCGTCAGTGCCTCCCTGTCTGATGTTGAGAGGAGGAGCAGGCTGAGCTTCTCTGTACTCCTCCTCTTCATACCACACCGAGACCCCTGGGCGGTTGTTAGCTCCTCCCCCCCGCCGGGAGCCTTGGCCAATCACGCGGATGCTCTCTACCGTCTTGATGGGTTCCCCAGCAAGTGGTCGGTTAGAGTACCCCAGAGTTTGGATGGGCGCCCCTTCAGTGTGGGGGGACACCAGCGTCTCGATGCGGTGGTACTTGCCCTCCTTCCCGTCTGGAGCCTCCTGGTTTTTCCCCTTCTCCTCCATCTTCCCATCCTCAGAACCTAAACTTGTCTTACGAGAACCAGCGGAGAGTCTCCGCTCTCCTAACCCTCTGCTATTTCCCACAATCCTCGGCTGGCTGAGCTGCTCTTTCTTTCCCTTCATGTCATTGCTGGAGGAGATCTGCTTTTTCGTGGCTTCGTTCTCCTTCAGTTTGGTGgtgttcttcttctctgctctgTATCTGGAGAAAGACGAGCCTAAAAAGTTCTCACTGTTTCCTCTTGTGGGGCTAACGGCAGCATCCCAGGTGTCGCTGCGATAGGCGGTGGGGGACAGGTTGTGTCCTCCAGAGGAGCCTAAAGATTCCGGTACACTCGACGGCGTGTCCATGATCTCGTCCTGGGTCGGGGTACCCGCCCCCTCGTCTCTCACTGGGGTCCCGTCGACTCCGTCGGGACTTACGTCTCCAAGAGCGAGGCTAAAACCCGGATTACCCTGCAAGAAACTGTTGATTTTGGATTCCAAGCTAGGAGGAGAAACGGCAGGAGCTGAGCGAcgaggaggtggtggtggaggaggaggaggggactGCTCCCTCTCCTTCTCCCAGCTTCTGCTTCTCCCTGGGGTGTCACGTTTGAAGCTCTTCTCCGGAGTGGGTTTGTTTTTGGGGGTGTTTGGGGTTACTGGGGTTTTGACGCTCGCTGCATCTGGTGATGTTCGGGAGGGGGGAGCAGAGGAGGTGTTTGTCACGCTTTGCAAGAGAGAAGACAAAGCTGTTCCAAGacaaaatgacatcaaaattatataccaaaacacacataaataaaacatcatgatgattttaaatcaaacctGGTGTGTTGGATTTAGACAAAGCACTCAGTATCCCCTCTGGGCTGATGTCAACACGCGACAAGATGCTGGCCAAGGCTGGATTGGATGTAGCAGCTTTGGGGACAGCTGATTGGCCAGTGGGAGTGGTGGGCGTCCCAGGAGATGGTCGAGGCAATGGACTAGCTTCTGAGCGGCAACCAAGCAAAGATGATAAGGATGTATACAGAAGatagagggaaaaaataaaaagtaaaatcagaaTATGGAAATGAAAGAAGTACCTCTagaacttttaaatgtaacctGCTACCTCCAACAAGTTTAATCTACTGGTATGAGAACAGCTTTgaatcagaccctccaggatttcacggcgggcatttatgatttttgaggtagcttttgtgaaaagttgcaatttttgtttaatatgtatttttcgaaaaacaccttaaaaaaaaagggggcaataaaaaaatgtgcttaaaaaatAGGTAGATATATACCTGTATATATTCTTCAATTGATAGATGCATTTAGCAATGTCTTAAATaagttatttcctttttttaatggccAGTCTAGCTGTACACAAACAGAAGTATTTTAGATAGTTCTGCGTACGTCAAAGGGATTTATTCTAATTGAATGTGAGGCAGATGTGAATGTTTGTTATAgtcaaatacatttattcagGGCCCATGTACACAGTTCAAATCTAATCCGATCTTTGATCAGATTAAAGAATTTCCATGTACATGCAGCTACTGTCGAGGCTTTTGGTTTGTCATACGTTGTTAAAAGAAGCAATAATTAGGAAGAACAATTTTAAATCTTAATATTTTGTAAGACTCTTCAGCACATGGGCACTTGGCTTTCTGTACACagatttttaatactttatccTAAAAAAGACTCAGCAGGACATAACTGGTTCAGAaaccattaaccctttaactccctGCTCAACCCAAATGGTAGAGAAAACTTtactaaaaatattgattgtatgTATTATTATTACCCAAAACAGTggataatacaaaaaaaatattgttttttctgtttctttggttgggtagttaaagggtcaAATTTTAACATAAGGAATAGTTGTGAACAAACTAGGGCTATGTCCGAATCCCCTCCCTAACCCCACACTACTAAAAAAATAGAGTGCAGAACTATCTGGTGCCCTGGatttaaaagcagtttggacaccatgctcactacttttttgtttgattttttttatggcaAATATGAAACCACTGATTTCACCAAGTGGAAAACTATTAAATACGAGCCTTTTACGACAACTATTTAATTAATCCATTGTGTTTGGAAGATGACAATGTAGacggtttattaaaaaataaataaaaaataaaaaaaataaataaatgaaaaaaaattctattttgctaaaattgttCCAACgcaatgcattgcggtctatATTgaccaatctagtgagcattgatgcacactggatTTTTGCAGAGCCTTCTGGGAAATTTGACAAACTACAATTGaaagagaaagtatgtgaaccctttaagagtacctcaatttctgtacaaatttgacaaatgatgcattttggttgtttttatcttaatcTAAATCACAACGATGCTCAAATCACAcgaatttatgttttcattgaaCACAATCGAGTGTCAAGTTCAtgcataaaaacacagtaaTTCTAAAGAGTTCACCTATTTTTCTCTTGCAGCTGtatatattgcaatatgtaGCGAGCTGTGAAGGAATTCGAACACAACCCTCCATTTAAATTGAACATATCAAATCTCAATACGTCTAAATATCAATTCACCCAGATGGATCTGAGATTTTACAGCAGTTTCTGCTCCAGAATACAGTTTACTGTTAGTCTGACACTGCACACCTGTACTATAGCAGGTGGAcatcattaaaatatgaatgcCAACTTAATAATAGTCAAATTAAATGCAGGTGATAAATAGTTATTCTGGATCATTCTTGTGAATTTAAGGATGCAACAATAcaaagttttttcatttgtttatgacaaactccctttttaaaatattctaataagtagaaaacaatgaagaaaagATTTTCAGTCTGCTTAAACTAACCCTGGTGTCATgtcataaatattaaataatcaATCTTTCCTAAAAATTTACATCAACAGGTGTTTAACATCATATACTTTCCCACGATTCAGTTCAATggtgttcagttttaaaatcaaGGATTGTGGTGTCACGAGTTTATAGGTTTATGCTCccataataaacatttattttaagatataaaAAGTACACGCCTCTTTCTTTTATCCAGACTTTTACAGAGAGAACACAACACTGACATCAAAAGACCAACATCTTGTGAGTCTGATAAGGGTTTAAAGACATTGGGGTACATTTAGAAAAACTGCTGATATATTCAAAACAAGACATTCATCATTAGAACATACAGCGTACGCCTTGTTTCCACTCAGCAGTCCGGTCCAATCAAGAAC from Oryzias melastigma strain HK-1 linkage group LG16, ASM292280v2, whole genome shotgun sequence includes the following:
- the rprd2b gene encoding regulation of nuclear pre-mRNA domain-containing protein 2 (The sequence of the model RefSeq protein was modified relative to this genomic sequence to represent the inferred CDS: added 315 bases not found in genome assembly), producing the protein MAAGSEAASGQGARSSTAALEASLDRRFQAVSNTMESIQGLSSWCIENKKHYGLVVRYWMKWLKKSDSNHRLNLFYLANDVIQNCKRKNAAVFRSAFSDVLPNAALLIKDGKVRKSVERIFTIWAERNVYPEEVIAQFKTCLNKKEKDRVKQKEKEKEKEKAKATPPANATTGTKAAMKSKIVAEFTPQSLIELLLRYKHAAGEEDFREKQLEALRVDVCSTEALKRLKDKAGGNKFAKDFEEGSLKLQEFVTFLENELKTGPPLLEALGNADIFYQTQYKEVKIVANAYNSFANRVTSLKRKLDSLKATLPGPEDSPVPSPSEDAPSPTGSESPFLGLGSTRAQVDPELDGKAMDEGEIPNENRDAEDMDMSDEETDTAATEVADEKQEKPTNAVPKTLKPEVLSKLTDTPVKAAKVNASTPTSTPVTPTTTKATTAPTTPLGVNLAKVDLGKISSILSSLTSAMKNTEASPLPRPSPGTPTTPTGQSAVPKAATSNPALASILSRVDISPEGILSALSKSNTPALSSLLQSVTNTSSAPPSRTSPDAASVKTPVTPNTPKNKPTPEKSFKRDTPGRSRSWEKEREQSPPPPPPPPPRRSAPAVSPPSLESKINSFLQGNPGFSLALGDVSPDGVDGTPVRDEGAGTPTQDEIMDTPSSVPESLGSSGGHNLSPTAYRSDTWDAAVSPTRGNSENFLGSSFSRYRAEKKNTTKLKENEATKKQISSSNDMKGKKEQLSQPRIVGNSRGLGERRLSAGSRKTSLGSEDGKMEEKGKNQEAPDGKEGKYHRIETLVSPHTEGAPIQTLGYSNRPLAGEPIKTVESIRVIGQGSRRGGGANNRPGVSVWYEEEEYREAQPAPPLNIRQGGTDDMTSMPPLPPPPHLLMPHLHPPPPLPLPHPLPPFPMPYHIDNMPTPLPSHLQQHLPPTSPFFGAPPPIPRPPPPPAPPCLSPPPFPPAVMMGGMLLHADRPSSLPPRVRSESGDRGHMGPKRRKVTPPPLMGSLLGEPPRFSRPGTVKESFVPRHTPPLHRPGTPGVPPPLLGRVKEPLNLPLPSSSPKSSSTSPSTPDSPAVDTPTRSLPQSGAPSHQKPPVSPPAQSHNQSSNPVPLLNLPSPHPPILSGPTPQRPPLRARSPFQGPSRGGFRGGKRAGPSFSGGSFHGQKRPFVPPRY